A single genomic interval of Electrophorus electricus isolate fEleEle1 chromosome 2, fEleEle1.pri, whole genome shotgun sequence harbors:
- the mbnl2 gene encoding muscleblind-like protein 2 isoform X4: protein MSVALPAVRDTKWLTLEVCRQFQRGTCSRSDEECKFAHPPKSCQVDNGRVIACFDSLKGRCSRDNCKYLHPPSHLKSQLEINGRNNLIQQKTAAAMLAQQMHFMLPGSSLPAVTSFPVSQSLGPGPGISYSPYLSPVTHGMGLVATDMLPSNPVIVPGNPAVAVQSSNSASSSQKTLRSDKLEVCREFQRGNCSRGETDCRFAHPSDSPMIDSTDNTVTVCMDYVKSRCSREKCKYFHPPAHLQARLKSSQSPQSTAATAAMTQSSAKVLKRPLEATVDMAFPHSMLQPLAKRVALEKSGGPGGLLNPSVLHYQQALASTPLQPSAALFPTVPMMLSAPPATASAPAASPYAAAAAAAATANQIILK from the exons ATGTCAGTGGCTTTGCCGGCTGTTCGTGACACTAAGTGGCTGACTCTGGAAGTGTGTCGGCAGTTCCAGAGAGGCACGTGCTCTCGCAGTGACGAGGAATGCAAGTTCGCTCACCCACCCAAGAGTTGCCAGGTGGACAACGGGCGAGTTATTGCCTGCTTTGACTCCCTCAAG GGCCGATGCTCGAGGGACAACTGTAAATACCTGCACCCTCCGTCTCACTTGAAGAGTCAGCTGGAGATCAACGGGCGGAACAACCTGATCCAGCAGAAGACTGCCGCAGCGATGCTGGCCCAGCAAATGCATTTCATGCTGCCAGGATCCAGCCTGCCTGCTGTG ACTTCGTTTCCTGTTAGTCAGAGTTTGGGGCCAGGGCCCGGGATCAGCTACTCCCCCTATCTCTCTCCTGTCACTCATGGGATGGGCCTGGTTGCCACAGATATGCTCCCCAGCAACCCTGTGATTGTCCCTGGCAACCCTGCGGTAGCGGTGCAGAGCTCAAACTCTGCCTCTTCATCTCAGAAGACACTGCGCTCTGACAAGTTGGAG GTGTGTCGAGAGTTCCAACGGGGGAACTGCTCCCGAGGAGAGACAGACTGCCGGTTTGCCCATCCTAGCGACAGCCCCATGATAGACAGCACTGATAACACGGTGACGGTGTGCATGGACTACGTGAAGAGCCGCTGCTCCAGAGAGAAGTGCAAATACTTCCACCCTCCCGCTCATCTACAGGCGCGCCTGAAAAGCTCTCAGAGCCCGCAGAGCACCGCTGCAACTGCTGCAATG ACTCAGTCAAGTGCCAAAGTGCTGAAGCGACCCCTCGAGGCAACTGTTGACATG gcATTTCCTCACAGCATGCTGCAGCCTCTGGCTAAGCGGGTGGCTCTGGAGAAGAGTGGAGGACCAGGAGGTCTGTTAAACCCCAGCGTCCTGCACTACCAGCAAGCCCTTGCCAGCACACCACTGCAGCCTTCTGCTGCACTGTTCCCCACag TTCCCATGATGCTCAGTGCCCCGCCCGCTACTGCCTCAGCTCCTGCTGCAAGCCCCtacgctgctgctgctgccgccGCGGCAACCGCCAATCAG ATCATTTTGAAATAG
- the mbnl2 gene encoding muscleblind-like protein 2 isoform X2, whose protein sequence is MSVALPAVRDTKWLTLEVCRQFQRGTCSRSDEECKFAHPPKSCQVDNGRVIACFDSLKGRCSRDNCKYLHPPSHLKSQLEINGRNNLIQQKTAAAMLAQQMHFMLPGSSLPAVTSFPVSQSLGPGPGISYSPYLSPVTHGMGLVATDMLPSNPVIVPGNPAVAVQSSNSASSSQKTLRSDKLEVCREFQRGNCSRGETDCRFAHPSDSPMIDSTDNTVTVCMDYVKSRCSREKCKYFHPPAHLQARLKSSQSPQSTAATAAMTQSSAKVLKRPLEATVDMAFPHSMLQPLAKRVALEKSGGPGGLLNPSVLHYQQALASTPLQPSAALFPTGSVLCMSPGPGIVPMMLSAPPATASAPAASPYAAAAAAAATANQIILK, encoded by the exons ATGTCAGTGGCTTTGCCGGCTGTTCGTGACACTAAGTGGCTGACTCTGGAAGTGTGTCGGCAGTTCCAGAGAGGCACGTGCTCTCGCAGTGACGAGGAATGCAAGTTCGCTCACCCACCCAAGAGTTGCCAGGTGGACAACGGGCGAGTTATTGCCTGCTTTGACTCCCTCAAG GGCCGATGCTCGAGGGACAACTGTAAATACCTGCACCCTCCGTCTCACTTGAAGAGTCAGCTGGAGATCAACGGGCGGAACAACCTGATCCAGCAGAAGACTGCCGCAGCGATGCTGGCCCAGCAAATGCATTTCATGCTGCCAGGATCCAGCCTGCCTGCTGTG ACTTCGTTTCCTGTTAGTCAGAGTTTGGGGCCAGGGCCCGGGATCAGCTACTCCCCCTATCTCTCTCCTGTCACTCATGGGATGGGCCTGGTTGCCACAGATATGCTCCCCAGCAACCCTGTGATTGTCCCTGGCAACCCTGCGGTAGCGGTGCAGAGCTCAAACTCTGCCTCTTCATCTCAGAAGACACTGCGCTCTGACAAGTTGGAG GTGTGTCGAGAGTTCCAACGGGGGAACTGCTCCCGAGGAGAGACAGACTGCCGGTTTGCCCATCCTAGCGACAGCCCCATGATAGACAGCACTGATAACACGGTGACGGTGTGCATGGACTACGTGAAGAGCCGCTGCTCCAGAGAGAAGTGCAAATACTTCCACCCTCCCGCTCATCTACAGGCGCGCCTGAAAAGCTCTCAGAGCCCGCAGAGCACCGCTGCAACTGCTGCAATG ACTCAGTCAAGTGCCAAAGTGCTGAAGCGACCCCTCGAGGCAACTGTTGACATG gcATTTCCTCACAGCATGCTGCAGCCTCTGGCTAAGCGGGTGGCTCTGGAGAAGAGTGGAGGACCAGGAGGTCTGTTAAACCCCAGCGTCCTGCACTACCAGCAAGCCCTTGCCAGCACACCACTGCAGCCTTCTGCTGCACTGTTCCCCACag GCTCAGTCTTGTGCATGTCTCCTGGACCTGGCATCG TTCCCATGATGCTCAGTGCCCCGCCCGCTACTGCCTCAGCTCCTGCTGCAAGCCCCtacgctgctgctgctgccgccGCGGCAACCGCCAATCAG ATCATTTTGAAATAG
- the mbnl2 gene encoding muscleblind-like protein 2 isoform X6 translates to MSVALPAVRDTKWLTLEVCRQFQRGTCSRSDEECKFAHPPKSCQVDNGRVIACFDSLKGRCSRDNCKYLHPPSHLKSQLEINGRNNLIQQKTAAAMLAQQMHFMLPGSSLPAVTSFPVSQSLGPGPGISYSPYLSPVTHGMGLVATDMLPSNPVIVPGNPAVAVQSSNSASSSQKTLRSDKLEVCREFQRGNCSRGETDCRFAHPSDSPMIDSTDNTVTVCMDYVKSRCSREKCKYFHPPAHLQARLKSSQSPQSTAATAAMAFPHSMLQPLAKRVALEKSGGPGGLLNPSVLHYQQALASTPLQPSAALFPTVPMMLSAPPATASAPAASPYAAAAAAAATANQIILK, encoded by the exons ATGTCAGTGGCTTTGCCGGCTGTTCGTGACACTAAGTGGCTGACTCTGGAAGTGTGTCGGCAGTTCCAGAGAGGCACGTGCTCTCGCAGTGACGAGGAATGCAAGTTCGCTCACCCACCCAAGAGTTGCCAGGTGGACAACGGGCGAGTTATTGCCTGCTTTGACTCCCTCAAG GGCCGATGCTCGAGGGACAACTGTAAATACCTGCACCCTCCGTCTCACTTGAAGAGTCAGCTGGAGATCAACGGGCGGAACAACCTGATCCAGCAGAAGACTGCCGCAGCGATGCTGGCCCAGCAAATGCATTTCATGCTGCCAGGATCCAGCCTGCCTGCTGTG ACTTCGTTTCCTGTTAGTCAGAGTTTGGGGCCAGGGCCCGGGATCAGCTACTCCCCCTATCTCTCTCCTGTCACTCATGGGATGGGCCTGGTTGCCACAGATATGCTCCCCAGCAACCCTGTGATTGTCCCTGGCAACCCTGCGGTAGCGGTGCAGAGCTCAAACTCTGCCTCTTCATCTCAGAAGACACTGCGCTCTGACAAGTTGGAG GTGTGTCGAGAGTTCCAACGGGGGAACTGCTCCCGAGGAGAGACAGACTGCCGGTTTGCCCATCCTAGCGACAGCCCCATGATAGACAGCACTGATAACACGGTGACGGTGTGCATGGACTACGTGAAGAGCCGCTGCTCCAGAGAGAAGTGCAAATACTTCCACCCTCCCGCTCATCTACAGGCGCGCCTGAAAAGCTCTCAGAGCCCGCAGAGCACCGCTGCAACTGCTGCAATG gcATTTCCTCACAGCATGCTGCAGCCTCTGGCTAAGCGGGTGGCTCTGGAGAAGAGTGGAGGACCAGGAGGTCTGTTAAACCCCAGCGTCCTGCACTACCAGCAAGCCCTTGCCAGCACACCACTGCAGCCTTCTGCTGCACTGTTCCCCACag TTCCCATGATGCTCAGTGCCCCGCCCGCTACTGCCTCAGCTCCTGCTGCAAGCCCCtacgctgctgctgctgccgccGCGGCAACCGCCAATCAG ATCATTTTGAAATAG
- the mbnl2 gene encoding muscleblind-like protein 2 isoform X1, which produces MSVALPAVRDTKWLTLEVCRQFQRGTCSRSDEECKFAHPPKSCQVDNGRVIACFDSLKGRCSRDNCKYLHPPSHLKSQLEINGRNNLIQQKTAAAMLAQQMHFMLPGSSLPAVTSFPVSQSLGPGPGISYSPYLSPVTHGMGLVATDMLPSNPVIVPGNPAVAVQSSNSASSSQKTLRSDKLEVCREFQRGNCSRGETDCRFAHPSDSPMIDSTDNTVTVCMDYVKSRCSREKCKYFHPPAHLQARLKSSQSPQSTAATAAMTQSSAKVLKRPLEATVDMAFPHSMLQPLAKRVALEKSGGPGGLLNPSVLHYQQALASTPLQPSAALFPTGSVLCMSPGPGIDHFEIERRRGTECQRDIHTLRRGVCEYSILNSPELQLHAC; this is translated from the exons ATGTCAGTGGCTTTGCCGGCTGTTCGTGACACTAAGTGGCTGACTCTGGAAGTGTGTCGGCAGTTCCAGAGAGGCACGTGCTCTCGCAGTGACGAGGAATGCAAGTTCGCTCACCCACCCAAGAGTTGCCAGGTGGACAACGGGCGAGTTATTGCCTGCTTTGACTCCCTCAAG GGCCGATGCTCGAGGGACAACTGTAAATACCTGCACCCTCCGTCTCACTTGAAGAGTCAGCTGGAGATCAACGGGCGGAACAACCTGATCCAGCAGAAGACTGCCGCAGCGATGCTGGCCCAGCAAATGCATTTCATGCTGCCAGGATCCAGCCTGCCTGCTGTG ACTTCGTTTCCTGTTAGTCAGAGTTTGGGGCCAGGGCCCGGGATCAGCTACTCCCCCTATCTCTCTCCTGTCACTCATGGGATGGGCCTGGTTGCCACAGATATGCTCCCCAGCAACCCTGTGATTGTCCCTGGCAACCCTGCGGTAGCGGTGCAGAGCTCAAACTCTGCCTCTTCATCTCAGAAGACACTGCGCTCTGACAAGTTGGAG GTGTGTCGAGAGTTCCAACGGGGGAACTGCTCCCGAGGAGAGACAGACTGCCGGTTTGCCCATCCTAGCGACAGCCCCATGATAGACAGCACTGATAACACGGTGACGGTGTGCATGGACTACGTGAAGAGCCGCTGCTCCAGAGAGAAGTGCAAATACTTCCACCCTCCCGCTCATCTACAGGCGCGCCTGAAAAGCTCTCAGAGCCCGCAGAGCACCGCTGCAACTGCTGCAATG ACTCAGTCAAGTGCCAAAGTGCTGAAGCGACCCCTCGAGGCAACTGTTGACATG gcATTTCCTCACAGCATGCTGCAGCCTCTGGCTAAGCGGGTGGCTCTGGAGAAGAGTGGAGGACCAGGAGGTCTGTTAAACCCCAGCGTCCTGCACTACCAGCAAGCCCTTGCCAGCACACCACTGCAGCCTTCTGCTGCACTGTTCCCCACag GCTCAGTCTTGTGCATGTCTCCTGGACCTGGCATCG ATCATTTTGAAATAGAGCGcaggagagggacagagtgcCAgcgtgacatacacacacttagacGAGGAGTGTGTGAATACAGCATCCTCAACTCCCCAGAACTACAGCTACATGCAtgttga
- the mbnl2 gene encoding muscleblind-like protein 2 isoform X3, whose amino-acid sequence MSVALPAVRDTKWLTLEVCRQFQRGTCSRSDEECKFAHPPKSCQVDNGRVIACFDSLKGRCSRDNCKYLHPPSHLKSQLEINGRNNLIQQKTAAAMLAQQMHFMLPGSSLPAVTSFPVSQSLGPGPGISYSPYLSPVTHGMGLVATDMLPSNPVIVPGNPAVAVQSSNSASSSQKTLRSDKLEVCREFQRGNCSRGETDCRFAHPSDSPMIDSTDNTVTVCMDYVKSRCSREKCKYFHPPAHLQARLKSSQSPQSTAATAAMTQSSAKVLKRPLEATVDMAFPHSMLQPLAKRVALEKSGGPGGLLNPSVLHYQQALASTPLQPSAALFPTDHFEIERRRGTECQRDIHTLRRGVCEYSILNSPELQLHAC is encoded by the exons ATGTCAGTGGCTTTGCCGGCTGTTCGTGACACTAAGTGGCTGACTCTGGAAGTGTGTCGGCAGTTCCAGAGAGGCACGTGCTCTCGCAGTGACGAGGAATGCAAGTTCGCTCACCCACCCAAGAGTTGCCAGGTGGACAACGGGCGAGTTATTGCCTGCTTTGACTCCCTCAAG GGCCGATGCTCGAGGGACAACTGTAAATACCTGCACCCTCCGTCTCACTTGAAGAGTCAGCTGGAGATCAACGGGCGGAACAACCTGATCCAGCAGAAGACTGCCGCAGCGATGCTGGCCCAGCAAATGCATTTCATGCTGCCAGGATCCAGCCTGCCTGCTGTG ACTTCGTTTCCTGTTAGTCAGAGTTTGGGGCCAGGGCCCGGGATCAGCTACTCCCCCTATCTCTCTCCTGTCACTCATGGGATGGGCCTGGTTGCCACAGATATGCTCCCCAGCAACCCTGTGATTGTCCCTGGCAACCCTGCGGTAGCGGTGCAGAGCTCAAACTCTGCCTCTTCATCTCAGAAGACACTGCGCTCTGACAAGTTGGAG GTGTGTCGAGAGTTCCAACGGGGGAACTGCTCCCGAGGAGAGACAGACTGCCGGTTTGCCCATCCTAGCGACAGCCCCATGATAGACAGCACTGATAACACGGTGACGGTGTGCATGGACTACGTGAAGAGCCGCTGCTCCAGAGAGAAGTGCAAATACTTCCACCCTCCCGCTCATCTACAGGCGCGCCTGAAAAGCTCTCAGAGCCCGCAGAGCACCGCTGCAACTGCTGCAATG ACTCAGTCAAGTGCCAAAGTGCTGAAGCGACCCCTCGAGGCAACTGTTGACATG gcATTTCCTCACAGCATGCTGCAGCCTCTGGCTAAGCGGGTGGCTCTGGAGAAGAGTGGAGGACCAGGAGGTCTGTTAAACCCCAGCGTCCTGCACTACCAGCAAGCCCTTGCCAGCACACCACTGCAGCCTTCTGCTGCACTGTTCCCCACag ATCATTTTGAAATAGAGCGcaggagagggacagagtgcCAgcgtgacatacacacacttagacGAGGAGTGTGTGAATACAGCATCCTCAACTCCCCAGAACTACAGCTACATGCAtgttga
- the mbnl2 gene encoding muscleblind-like protein 2 isoform X5, with amino-acid sequence MSVALPAVRDTKWLTLEVCRQFQRGTCSRSDEECKFAHPPKSCQVDNGRVIACFDSLKGRCSRDNCKYLHPPSHLKSQLEINGRNNLIQQKTAAAMLAQQMHFMLPGSSLPAVTSFPVSQSLGPGPGISYSPYLSPVTHGMGLVATDMLPSNPVIVPGNPAVAVQSSNSASSSQKTLRSDKLEVCREFQRGNCSRGETDCRFAHPSDSPMIDSTDNTVTVCMDYVKSRCSREKCKYFHPPAHLQARLKSSQSPQSTAATAAMAFPHSMLQPLAKRVALEKSGGPGGLLNPSVLHYQQALASTPLQPSAALFPTGSVLCMSPGPGIDHFEIERRRGTECQRDIHTLRRGVCEYSILNSPELQLHAC; translated from the exons ATGTCAGTGGCTTTGCCGGCTGTTCGTGACACTAAGTGGCTGACTCTGGAAGTGTGTCGGCAGTTCCAGAGAGGCACGTGCTCTCGCAGTGACGAGGAATGCAAGTTCGCTCACCCACCCAAGAGTTGCCAGGTGGACAACGGGCGAGTTATTGCCTGCTTTGACTCCCTCAAG GGCCGATGCTCGAGGGACAACTGTAAATACCTGCACCCTCCGTCTCACTTGAAGAGTCAGCTGGAGATCAACGGGCGGAACAACCTGATCCAGCAGAAGACTGCCGCAGCGATGCTGGCCCAGCAAATGCATTTCATGCTGCCAGGATCCAGCCTGCCTGCTGTG ACTTCGTTTCCTGTTAGTCAGAGTTTGGGGCCAGGGCCCGGGATCAGCTACTCCCCCTATCTCTCTCCTGTCACTCATGGGATGGGCCTGGTTGCCACAGATATGCTCCCCAGCAACCCTGTGATTGTCCCTGGCAACCCTGCGGTAGCGGTGCAGAGCTCAAACTCTGCCTCTTCATCTCAGAAGACACTGCGCTCTGACAAGTTGGAG GTGTGTCGAGAGTTCCAACGGGGGAACTGCTCCCGAGGAGAGACAGACTGCCGGTTTGCCCATCCTAGCGACAGCCCCATGATAGACAGCACTGATAACACGGTGACGGTGTGCATGGACTACGTGAAGAGCCGCTGCTCCAGAGAGAAGTGCAAATACTTCCACCCTCCCGCTCATCTACAGGCGCGCCTGAAAAGCTCTCAGAGCCCGCAGAGCACCGCTGCAACTGCTGCAATG gcATTTCCTCACAGCATGCTGCAGCCTCTGGCTAAGCGGGTGGCTCTGGAGAAGAGTGGAGGACCAGGAGGTCTGTTAAACCCCAGCGTCCTGCACTACCAGCAAGCCCTTGCCAGCACACCACTGCAGCCTTCTGCTGCACTGTTCCCCACag GCTCAGTCTTGTGCATGTCTCCTGGACCTGGCATCG ATCATTTTGAAATAGAGCGcaggagagggacagagtgcCAgcgtgacatacacacacttagacGAGGAGTGTGTGAATACAGCATCCTCAACTCCCCAGAACTACAGCTACATGCAtgttga
- the LOC113580315 gene encoding ras-related protein Rap-2a, with product MREYKVVVLGSGGVGKSALTVQFVTGTFIEKYDPTIEDFYRKEIEVDSSPSVLEILDTAGTEQFASMRDLYIKNGQGFILVYSLVNQQSFQDIKPMRDQIIRVKRYEKVPVILVGNKVDLESEREVSVNEGQALAEEWGCPFIETSAKSKTMVDELFAEIVRQMDYAAQPDKDDPCCSSCNIQ from the exons ATGCGCGAGTATAAAGTGGTGGTTCTTGGTAGCGGCGGTGTAGGGAAGTCCGCCCTCACGGTGCAGTTTGTCACCGGCACGTTTATCGAGAAGTACGACCCGACTATCGAAGATTTTTACCGCAAGGAAATCGAGGTGGACTCGTCGCCCTCGGTGCTCGAGATCCTAGACACTGCGGGCACGGAGCAGTTCGCCTCCATGCGGGACCTGTACATAAAGAACGGCCAGGGCTTCATACTGGTGTACAGCCTGGTTAATCAGCAGAGCTTTCAGGACATCAAGCCCATGCGAGACCAGATCATCCGGGTGAAAAG GTATGAGAAGGTGCCCGTGATCTTGGTGGGGAACAAGGTGGACCTGGAGAGTGAGCGGGAGGTGTCGGTGAACGAGGGCCAGGCCCTGGCCGAGGAGTGGGGCTGCCCCTTCATCGAGACGTCCGCCAAGAGCAAGACCATGGTGGACGAACTGTTCGCTGAGATCGTCCGGCAGATGGACTACGCAGCGCAGCCCGACAAGGACGATCCCTGCTGCTCGTCCTGCAATATACAATAA